A stretch of Cyanobacterium sp. HL-69 DNA encodes these proteins:
- the trmB gene encoding tRNA (guanine-N(7)-)-methyltransferase TrmB: MARVRVRQHVNPLSSKYQQSLSLPDWSQIYSNLSLPLHLDIGCARGRFLLEMAPQNPDINFLGFEIREPLVIEANQLRDEENLTNLHYLFGNINTSLEDILNSLPADKIELVMVQFPDPWFKKKHHKRRVIQPETVATLAKFLKSGSQIFLQSDIKEVAEEMCDRFLAHPSFNPLQPEIWLSENPIGVMTEREIATLHKGEPVYRTMLVRK; this comes from the coding sequence GTGGCTAGAGTAAGAGTTCGTCAACACGTTAACCCATTAAGTAGTAAGTATCAACAATCTCTTTCTTTGCCCGATTGGAGTCAAATATATTCTAATCTATCTCTTCCCCTTCATCTTGACATTGGTTGTGCTAGGGGGCGTTTTTTGTTGGAAATGGCACCACAAAATCCTGATATAAATTTTTTAGGCTTTGAAATTCGAGAGCCTTTGGTCATAGAAGCGAATCAATTACGAGATGAAGAAAATTTAACTAATTTACATTATCTCTTTGGCAATATTAATACTTCTTTGGAAGATATTTTAAACTCTTTACCCGCTGATAAAATTGAGTTGGTAATGGTACAATTTCCAGATCCTTGGTTCAAGAAAAAACACCATAAAAGAAGGGTTATTCAACCTGAAACGGTGGCTACTTTAGCAAAGTTTTTAAAATCTGGTAGTCAAATTTTCTTACAATCTGATATAAAAGAAGTAGCCGAGGAAATGTGCGATCGCTTCTTAGCCCATCCTAGTTTTAATCCACTACAACCAGAAATATGGCTTTCAGAAAACCCCATCGGTGTGATGACAGAAAGGGAAATTGCCACCCTCCATAAAGGAGAACCTGTATATCGTACTATGTTAGTAAGAAAATAA
- a CDS encoding Lipoprotein precursor, translated as MISHAMNIRFAVASDLHIALPETIEDKPNRFHLTQFSIPAFDTVLAHLNNLNLDFLLLPGDLTQDGEPENHRWLQDKLASLPYPVYVIPGNHDIPSLKGNEKQIPSDKFPYFYQDCGYQNYTETLDYTCEIAPNLQLVALNSNHFDENGQQQGLLKPSQLKWLEETLGKLKDKLVLLMVHHNVIEHLPQQWRHPLGRRYMLDNPLELLEILDRYNVKLIFTGHLHIQDISQYKGIYEVTTGSLITYPSPYRIIELNRHHGGINTVKINSYQVTDLPEKEKYDQFCREWMGDRSFPFIMKLLTSPPLNLEEKQASEYAPHMRYFWADIAKGDSELNYPQLPPKINQHFQRFGVDMIDGKPQFIDNNITIQIEN; from the coding sequence ATGATTTCTCATGCCATGAATATTCGTTTTGCCGTTGCCTCTGATTTACATATAGCCCTACCAGAAACCATCGAAGACAAACCGAATCGTTTTCATTTGACCCAATTTAGCATACCAGCCTTTGACACTGTCTTAGCGCATTTAAACAATCTTAATCTCGATTTTTTGCTTTTACCGGGGGATTTAACCCAAGATGGTGAACCAGAAAATCACCGCTGGTTACAGGATAAACTCGCTTCTTTGCCCTATCCTGTTTATGTAATTCCTGGTAATCATGACATTCCCAGCTTAAAGGGTAATGAGAAACAAATTCCCTCTGATAAATTTCCCTACTTTTATCAAGATTGTGGTTATCAAAATTATACCGAAACCCTTGATTACACTTGTGAAATTGCCCCAAATCTTCAGTTAGTCGCCCTCAATTCTAATCATTTTGATGAAAATGGACAACAACAGGGGTTGTTAAAACCTTCTCAATTGAAGTGGTTAGAGGAAACCCTTGGGAAGTTAAAGGACAAATTAGTCTTATTGATGGTACATCATAACGTCATCGAACATTTACCCCAGCAATGGAGACATCCCCTCGGGCGTAGATATATGTTAGATAATCCTTTGGAGTTGTTAGAAATTTTAGATAGGTATAATGTCAAGTTGATTTTTACAGGACATCTACACATCCAAGATATTAGTCAATATAAGGGCATTTACGAAGTCACCACGGGTTCTCTAATCACTTATCCGAGTCCGTACCGCATCATCGAATTAAACCGCCATCATGGGGGAATAAATACCGTTAAAATTAATAGTTATCAAGTAACCGATTTACCAGAAAAAGAAAAATATGACCAATTTTGTCGGGAGTGGATGGGCGATCGCTCTTTCCCCTTTATAATGAAACTATTAACCTCCCCACCCCTTAACCTCGAAGAAAAACAAGCCAGTGAATATGCCCCCCACATGAGATATTTTTGGGCAGACATCGCCAAAGGAGACAGTGAGTTAAACTATCCTCAATTACC